A window of Thermodesulfovibrionales bacterium genomic DNA:
AGTCTTTCGCGGGTGGGCCGCCAACTGCCAGAACTCTTTTTCTGAATCTGCCAGTGAGAAAGACTCAAGAATTGAAGGTTGCCCGGACGGATCTTTGCCGACGAGTGCGAAAGACCGGAAATTGGTGACGAGCACCATCCCATACCGTTTCCAGTATCGTTCGACCTGCTCAGTCCCGGCCACCTGTCTCACATCCGTGTCAAGGGGCTTTGCCTCGATAATACCCCGCGAGGGGTTCTGCGCAAGAAATGGGTTATCACCACCTTCGACATCGCGCGCTTTGCGGCTGAACTGATCGGCTGTGAAAAGCCCGCCATCCGGCAGTCCTGCGCCCCGGTTTGCCAGATTGATGACGCACCTGACCTTGGGCTTCAGGCCTTTGCCTATATGGGTAAGGAGTTTCTCCAGCGCGGGATAAAACGACGTTTCCGGAGCATTGGCCCGTGTTGCACGGACCTCTGCTATCTCGGTCAGGTATTGTTCTATTACATTTGCGGTCATATTGTTTATCAGTCTCTTATCATCTCAGACTGTCTCCACCGCTGGCGAACAATATAAATGTCCAGCAGGCACAGCATCCCACGTCCTACCTTCAAGCAAGCGGCCGTTGTGTTTTTTGGCCCGTTTTTTCCCATCGGCCCCCCAGCCACCCCACTGCTTGAAAAAGAAGGCGACTTTCTGTTGCTCACACTGACGCTTTATGTTTACCACCCATTCCCGCCTCATCGGCCGGGCCTTCGGTCCTGATTCGCCACCGACGATAACCCAGTGAATCCCTTTCAGGTTTATCTCGCCTAAATCCTCCAGCAGAGGTTCAACAGAAACGAAGCGGACAACCGCTGGGACCTGACGAATCCAGTCGAGACGTGGAAGACCGTGTTTTTTGTCTTCAACCGTCACTCCCAACCAAGCGTTGCAAGGCGGCTGATAGTGTTTAAAAAAGTCTGCCATGCGTTCAGCTCTTTTTGTGAGCACCTGAAAAGTATGTTGCTCTGCCTGCCGAATCACATCAAAGACTCGGCTGGTGTAATCGACAGGGATACCCTCGTGAAACAGGTCACTCATAGAATTCACAAAGTAGACGGTCGGCTTGGTTTTATTCAGTGGCTCCTCAAGGCGATAAGGCAACAGGGTAAGCTTAAAGCCGTTCTCGTAGCCTTTCACTCTCATCGCCCTAAGCCTTCGAGCCATGACCTCTGCGTAACAGTGCGCGCAACCGGGAGATATCTTGCTGCATCCCACCGTCGGATTCCATGTCTGTTCGGTCCACTCTATCTTAGAAAGCCGCGCCATATCTCCTCAGAAAGCTACAGCAAATCAAGTTGGTCATCGCTGTACTTTCTTGCCTCCTTCCAAAATTTTTTGCCTAATTCATTGCGACTGAAGAAAGCAAGGTGATATAACGGGAGATTTTTCTCAGTTGATCTTACGTGCACCATATCGGCCAATCCCTCGTAAAAATAGCTTAACGTCTTCATTTGCCTACCGAAAAGATCGGCAAAGAAATAACCGAAATTCTCCCATTTCGTTTCTTCCAAACGCCACTTTATACTCAGCCCATAAGCCGACTTGAGGTGTAATAAGGCCGTCATCTTCTAAATTTGGGAGTTTCTCAAGCATTATGTTATCAGAAGACTCCATAAAAACATTACTTCTTCACCGTCACCCCTTTTCCTTCTCCAAAAACCTTAAGAACCTCAGGGAGAATACTATCAAGAAATTCAGCAGGACTTAAGATTTTAAAGGAGCGTTTCCCTTTCAGCTTGATGAAATCTTTTTTGTCACCTGTTACAAGAAAATCGACGTTGCCGATGATGGCTGAAGCTAAAACAGGGATGTCTTTGTCGGAAGTGAGACCGAAGAGCTTCTTTATCTCTCCCGGCGAAGGAAGAGGTATGACATCGAGGTTCAGCAGGGGAAGATATTCCCTGTATGCCGGAAGCACATCGGGCATTTTCTTCGTCAGGTTCCGCTCGATTTCGATGATGTTATATTCTCCTGTTGTACAGGCAAGCATGGGGAGGCCGAGGCATAAAAGGTCAAGAATGATGCGGGGCGCGCCTTTATCAGAGAAAAGACCTGAGATGATGACGTTCGAATCGAGGAAGACCTTAATGCCTTTTCTTGTCATACTTTTCCTTGTAAAGCGCTTCCCTTTCCTCTTCAAGCCCATCAAGCAACTCTTTTTCTGAAAGCCCCGATGCCTTCATGATCTTTCTGATCTGCCTCCGCGCCTCGTCGAGATCGAGTCTCTTCGGCGTGACGATGACCGAGTCTCCCACAGGGATGATAGAGACCACCTGTCCTTCTTCAAGGTGGCTTGATTCTCTTATCTTTTTCGGGATCGTCAGTTGGCCACGGGACTTTATCTCTGCTATGGCTGTTTTTGCGACACCCATCCCAGACCTCCTTCTCCTCTTATTCTGAAATTAGAATATCAGAATTCAGAAAAACTCGCAAGTTGATCGACTTACTTATATTTCCTCACCACCGCTGTCACGACACCGGCAATCTTCAGTTCTTTCTTCGGTTTGATCGCCTGATACTTAGGGTTTGCAGGGATGAGGGTCACGCTCTCTCCGCGCTTTCTCAAGTATTTCATCGTCCATGCTCCGTCGACCTCGGCGATGACGATATCCCCGCTCTTTGGTGTCTGGCCCTTATCAACCAGCACCATGTCGCCGGGAAGGATGCCAGCGCCGGACATCGAGTCTCCTGACACTTTAAGGAGAAACGTTGCCTGGCGATTCTGTATCAGGAGGTCGTCGAGGGACAGGGTGTCTGCCAGTTCCTCCTCAGCAGGGCTTGGAAAACCTGCTTCCACGGTACCCAACACTCTGATCGAACCTGCCATTGACCTTGGAATGAGCCTTCCCTTCTCGTCTCTCTCAAGAATGCCGAGGCCTTCGAGTCTGTTGATGAGTTTAAAGACCGCGTTCTTTGATTGCATGCCTGCCATCTGTCCGATTTCAGAAAAGCTCGGCATCCTCCCCTTC
This region includes:
- a CDS encoding phage Gp37/Gp68 family protein gives rise to the protein MARLSKIEWTEQTWNPTVGCSKISPGCAHCYAEVMARRLRAMRVKGYENGFKLTLLPYRLEEPLNKTKPTVYFVNSMSDLFHEGIPVDYTSRVFDVIRQAEQHTFQVLTKRAERMADFFKHYQPPCNAWLGVTVEDKKHGLPRLDWIRQVPAVVRFVSVEPLLEDLGEINLKGIHWVIVGGESGPKARPMRREWVVNIKRQCEQQKVAFFFKQWGGWGADGKKRAKKHNGRLLEGRTWDAVPAGHLYCSPAVETV
- a CDS encoding PIN domain-containing protein, translated to MTRKGIKVFLDSNVIISGLFSDKGAPRIILDLLCLGLPMLACTTGEYNIIEIERNLTKKMPDVLPAYREYLPLLNLDVIPLPSPGEIKKLFGLTSDKDIPVLASAIIGNVDFLVTGDKKDFIKLKGKRSFKILSPAEFLDSILPEVLKVFGEGKGVTVKK
- a CDS encoding AbrB/MazE/SpoVT family DNA-binding domain-containing protein, which encodes MGVAKTAIAEIKSRGQLTIPKKIRESSHLEEGQVVSIIPVGDSVIVTPKRLDLDEARRQIRKIMKASGLSEKELLDGLEEEREALYKEKYDKKRH
- the lexA gene encoding transcriptional repressor LexA yields the protein MKATGARESRLKARIRDISGFYREKGRMPSFSEIGQMAGMQSKNAVFKLINRLEGLGILERDEKGRLIPRSMAGSIRVLGTVEAGFPSPAEEELADTLSLDDLLIQNRQATFLLKVSGDSMSGAGILPGDMVLVDKGQTPKSGDIVIAEVDGAWTMKYLRKRGESVTLIPANPKYQAIKPKKELKIAGVVTAVVRKYK